The genomic window ATCTCAGAATGACATCCGGTCCATCAGGGGGAACCACCGTGACAACAGCACCCGCCGTAGCCTTTTCCGAAGCCGAGTGGGAAGGCATGGCCCTTGAGCTTTTGGCCGAGCCGCTCGGCTGGGGGCCGGTGTTCGGGCAGGCCATCGCCCCCGGCACTGGCGAGCGGGACACCTGGGATGAGCTGCTGATCCGGCCACGGCTGCTCGGCGCGCTGCAGAAATTCAACCCGACGGTTCCGGCCCAGTACCTGCAGCAGGCCCTCGCCGAGATTTCCTCGCCCAAATCCAACGATGCCATTGCCGAAAACCACCGCATCCATAACTACCTCGTGGACGGCTACCGGCTCAGTTACATCGACTCGGACAGCAACGAAGCCAACCCCACCATTCACCTGCTGAGCCAGGATCCTGACCAGAACGACTGGCTCGCCGTCAACCAGGTCACCCTGGTACAGGGTGACTACAAGCGCCGCTTCGACCTCGTGCTGTACTGCAACGGCATGCCGGTGAGCGTCATCGAGCTCAAGAAGGCCGGGAGCGCCACCGCTGACGTGGCCTCGGCGCACGCCCAGCTGCAGACGTACCTGCGGGAATTCCCCATGGCGTTCCGCTTCTGTGTCTTTACACTCGCTTCGGACGGGATCCAGGCCAAGTACGGCACACCGTTCACTCCTCTCAACCACTTCTCGCCCTGGAATGTAGACGACGACGGTCTGCCGGTCGCTCCCGGTTACATGGAGGACGGACTGGCCGTCACAGCACTGGAGACAGCACTCAACGGCCTGTACAACCAGGAGCGCTTCCTGCAGCTGACCCGCAATTTCACTGCCTTTGATGGCGGCTCGGACGGGCTCATGAAGCGCATCGCCAAGCCGCACCAGTACTTCGCCGTGACCAAAGCCGTGGGCAGCACTGTCCAGGCGGTCGTAAGCAACGGCAAGGCCGGCGTCGTCTGGCACACCCAGGGCTCCGGCAAGTCCATGGAGATGGAGCTCTACACCAACCTGGTGGCACGGCATCCGAAGCTGAAGAACCCGACGGTCGTGGTGATCACGGACCGCAACGAGCTCGACGGCCAGCTGTTCGAGGGCTTTGACCGGAGCCTGCTGCTGGCGGAATCGCCCAGGCAGATCCGGAAGCGCTCGGAGCTGCGGGAGGAACTGAGCAACCGCACCACCGGCGGCATCTACTTCACCACGCTGCAGAAGTTCGGCCGTAGCAAGGCCGAAAAGGACGCCGGCTCCGAACACCCGCTGCTGTCCGACCGGCGGAACATCATCGTGGTCGTGGACGAGGCCCACCGGTCGCACTACGACGACCTGGACGGTTACGCCCGGCACCTGCGAGACGCCCTGCCGCACGCGACCCTGATCGCGTTCACCGGCACGCCCATTTCGTTTGATGACCGGAACACGCGGGACGTGTTCGGCGAGTATATCGACATCTACGACCTTTCCCGGGCAGTGGAGGACGGTGCCACGGTGCCGGTGTACTTCGAGCCGCGGCTGATCAAGGTTGGTCTGGCGTCCGAGGTCACCGAGGAGATCCTGGACCAGGCGGCCGACGAGGCCACCCGGGGCCTGGACGACACGGAGCGGGCGCGCCTCGAAGCGAGCGTCGCGGTGGTGAATGCCGTCTACGGCGCCCCGCAGCGCATCGCGGCGCTGGCGGAAGACCTGGTGGCGCACTGGGAGAACCGGCGCGCCCGGATGGGCAAGTTCATCGAGGCGCCGGGCAAGGCAATGATCGTGGGCGGGACGCGGGAGATCTGCGCGAAGCTGTACACCGCCATCGTGGAGCTGCGGCCAGACTGGCATTCCGATGACCTGGCCAAGGGCAAGATCAAGGTGGTCTATTCCGGTGACGCCACCGATGTCCCGCCGGTCTCCGACCATGTGCGCCGCGACTCGGCGAACGCGACCGTCAAAGAACGGCTGAAGGATGTCGACGATGAGCTGGAGCTCGTGATCGTCAAGGACATGATGCTCACCGGCTACGACTCTCCGCCGCTGCACACCCTGTACCTGGACCGGCCGCTCAAGGGCGCGCTGCTGATGCAGACCCTGGCCCGGGTGAACCGTACCTTCCGCGGCAAGAAGGACGGGCTCCTGGTGGCCTATGCGCCGCTGGCGGAGAACCTGGCCAAGGCGCTGGGTGAGTACACCAAGGACGACCAGACGAACAAGCCGGTCGGCCGCAACGTGGATGAGGCAATTGGACTGACCGTGTCGCTGGTGGAAACGCTCCGTGGGCTGCTCGCGGGGTACGACTGGAAATCTGTACTGATGAGGGGCGGCCCCAAAGCCTTCGTCAGCGCGGCAACGGGCGCGGCCAACTACCTGCGAAGCCCTGAAACGCCTGGTAACCGGCCGGCTGAGGGCGAGGAGACGCTGGCCTCTAAATACCGTCGCCACTCCGGCCAGCTGTCGCGGGCGTGGGCGCTGTGTTCCGGCTCCGATACTCTGGCCGGGCTGCGTCCGGAGATCCAGGTCTACGAGGAGACCCGGGTGTACATGGCCAAGTTCGACGCCGCAGACCGCCAGGCCAGCGGCGAGCCGGTTCCTGAGGAGATCCAGCGGCTGCTGGGAAACCTGATCGCGTCCGCAACGACTTCCGGCGAGGTGCTGGACATCTACGAGGCTGCCGGCATGGCGAAGCCCTCGTTGGATGACCTGACGCCGGAGTTCGTCGCCAAGACCCAGAAGGCACGGAATCCGCAGCTGGCCATTGAGGCGCTGCGGAAGCTCATCGCCGATGAGTCGGCTGTGGCAACACGAAATAACGTGATCCGGCAGCGGGCGTTCTCGGAGCGCATCACCGAGCTGATGAGGAAGTACACCAACCAGCAGCTGACGTCGGCTGAGGTTATCGCTGAGCTGGTGGAACTGGCCCGTGAGGTGGCTGCCGAGGGGAACCGCGGGGCACACTTCACTCCCCCGCTTAACTCTGACGAGCTGGCTTTCTATGATGCCGTGGCTTCCAATGAGTCTGCCGTGGAGGTCCAAGGGGAAGGGATCCTCGCGGACATCGCCCGCGAACTGGTCGCCGTCATGCGCAGGGACATCCGGACAGACTGGACGGTGCGCGATGATGTCAGGGCGAAGCTCCGCTCCTCCATCAAGAGGCTCCTGGTCCGGTTCGGGTACCCGCCGGACAAGCAGCCCGAGGCCATCAAGCTGGTCATGGAGCAGATGGAGTCCATGGCGCCGCGGTTTGCGGAGGCTCGTGCATGACGGGCCCTTCCAACCTCCGGAGCGAGATCGAGTCCTTGCGGATGCGGCGGAAGTGCTTCGAGTGCTCAGTGACACGTAGCGGCAACAGTGGCACCCTGCCACGACTTACCTTGGGGGAAAATTGAACGTTCTGGGCCTTCAATGCGAAAAAAACCGAATCATTTGGGCGGTAGCGTCCGGTTCAACACGCGCCTCGGCCAGCCTTTTGGGGGCCGGAAGCTCGGGGCCACCCTCGGACGACCGATCAGAGCAGCTCCTTTGGGTTTACAAGGAGATCAGCGAAATGATTGCGACGCACGCTCCAGACGTGATCCACCTCAGCGAAGCTGAGGCCGGTCAGAGCATGAAAGCTTCTACGCTGGAACGGGCTCAAGTCGATGGCATCGTACTCGCCGCGGCCGCTCAGTCGAGAACACCGATACACACCTTCAAGTGGGCAACATTGCGAGCACGGTTCAAGGTGGGTGCGAAGGAGCAGATATTGGCCTACGTCGCCGAGCTCGCCGTCGCGGATGGTATTCCCAAAAGTCGCCTAACGCCGGTTGTTGCAGCTATAGCGACCATGAACGCGTGATCCCGTGGCGTATCAGCGGATCAGGACCCTAGGGCGAGGCCACTTCGGTGTAGTCGAACTCGAGAGGGATCTGAGTCTGGATCGGCTTTGTGCGGTGAAGTACATACGTCCTGATGCTCTGTCTGGAGGTGTTGACGATCATAAAGAAGCAAAAGCCATGCTGCTGGCTAAAAACGAACACGTGGTGGACATCTTTGCAGCCGACGTCGTTAATGGGCAGTCAGTAATCAGAATGGAGTATCTGCCTGATGGCAGCGTGGAGTCCAGGTTCTCCGGAGCTGCGGTTCCGGTCCAAACTGCCATCCAAATAGTCGAGGACGCCTGCCGCGGCGTACAGCATCTCCATACACAGGGGTTGCTTCACAGAGACATCAAACCTGCCAATCTTCTCTTCGACGCATTCGGGCGCGTAAAGGTCAGCGATTTCGGCCTTTCAGGAATGGCCAATGACCCGGAAACCCTTCCCAACATGGGCTATCTCAAGCTACTCCCACCTGAGGCCTGGACGAGTGGCTCGTTCATCGACACTGTCGCAGGCGACATCTATGCATTAGGTGGAACGGCCTACCGGCTGCTAAATGGCGACGATATGATGCACAGTTCGATCCCTGCAGACGGGAACATAGGTCAGGCCACTCAGATGGGCGCATTCCCGAATCGGAAGCTCTGGCAACCATACGTTCATCTGCGCCTACGGAAGGCGATCATCTCGGCCATGCACGTTGACCCAAGAAAACGACCGGGAACGGCGACGATCCTGAGGAACACATTGGAGAAGGCCCGGCCAGTCGTATCCTGGGCTGAGCACGATGGCGGTACTCCCCACCGTTGGACAGGAAGGGGTCCCATTCAAACCCACTGGGACGCAGCCATTGAAGGCGATAAAAAGGAGTTCAGCTTCACCGTTAAACGCGGAAAAAACGAGCTAGCATTGCGCGAAGTCCGCGCCGACCGCATGAAGACTTCAAATATTCAGGATGCCCTGAAACATGCCGCCCGGGTCCTCCAACGGATCGCACAGGACGGCGCATAATTCATCGCAGAAGCCACTTCGCAAGAACGACCGAGTATTTTGTAGAGGCCAAGGATTTGGAGTCACTTCGCGGGCTGCCCTTGCTCGCCTCTGCTGATCTCCTTGTTTGGCTGTTGCGACCAATCTTCGTACGGATCATTGAAGGTATCGATAGACCATGGCCGTTTGCCACAGGGGCACCTACGTCTCGGAACGCTTGAGATACGAGACGTCTTATCCGGCTAACAAGCACCGCGGCGGCAAGATCCTGGTTCCCTTCACGGCAACTGAATATGTCCGCCGTTAGTTGCGAGGCACTTTGGTTGAAGGCGGAGCGGGTGTGTCCGATGTCGGCTCATAGGCAACAGAGTAACTGTTGGGTCCCGTCAGTGCTCGGGTCAATGAAGACACGCTCACACTGAGCCGCTCAGCCGTTTCCTTCAGAGTCTTTCCTTCCTTGCGCAGCTGCCGCGCGGTTTCCAGTTTTCCTGGTGTCATCGAGCGCGGGCGGCCGCCAAGCCTGCCTCGTGCTTTAGCTGCGGCTAGTCCTGCCTTCGTTCTTTCCGAGAGCCGCGACCGTTCGTATTCTGCAAGGGAAGCAAACATGTCGAAGATGAGCTTGCCGTGGGCGCTGGTCGTATCCAGCCAAGGTTCAGCGAGGGACCGGAAGCCTATCCCCCGTTGCCCCAACACTGTGACGATGTCGGCAAGGTCAGCTGTGCTCCGCCCCAGTCTGGTCAGGTCC from Arthrobacter globiformis includes these protein-coding regions:
- a CDS encoding type I restriction endonuclease subunit R → MTSGPSGGTTVTTAPAVAFSEAEWEGMALELLAEPLGWGPVFGQAIAPGTGERDTWDELLIRPRLLGALQKFNPTVPAQYLQQALAEISSPKSNDAIAENHRIHNYLVDGYRLSYIDSDSNEANPTIHLLSQDPDQNDWLAVNQVTLVQGDYKRRFDLVLYCNGMPVSVIELKKAGSATADVASAHAQLQTYLREFPMAFRFCVFTLASDGIQAKYGTPFTPLNHFSPWNVDDDGLPVAPGYMEDGLAVTALETALNGLYNQERFLQLTRNFTAFDGGSDGLMKRIAKPHQYFAVTKAVGSTVQAVVSNGKAGVVWHTQGSGKSMEMELYTNLVARHPKLKNPTVVVITDRNELDGQLFEGFDRSLLLAESPRQIRKRSELREELSNRTTGGIYFTTLQKFGRSKAEKDAGSEHPLLSDRRNIIVVVDEAHRSHYDDLDGYARHLRDALPHATLIAFTGTPISFDDRNTRDVFGEYIDIYDLSRAVEDGATVPVYFEPRLIKVGLASEVTEEILDQAADEATRGLDDTERARLEASVAVVNAVYGAPQRIAALAEDLVAHWENRRARMGKFIEAPGKAMIVGGTREICAKLYTAIVELRPDWHSDDLAKGKIKVVYSGDATDVPPVSDHVRRDSANATVKERLKDVDDELELVIVKDMMLTGYDSPPLHTLYLDRPLKGALLMQTLARVNRTFRGKKDGLLVAYAPLAENLAKALGEYTKDDQTNKPVGRNVDEAIGLTVSLVETLRGLLAGYDWKSVLMRGGPKAFVSAATGAANYLRSPETPGNRPAEGEETLASKYRRHSGQLSRAWALCSGSDTLAGLRPEIQVYEETRVYMAKFDAADRQASGEPVPEEIQRLLGNLIASATTSGEVLDIYEAAGMAKPSLDDLTPEFVAKTQKARNPQLAIEALRKLIADESAVATRNNVIRQRAFSERITELMRKYTNQQLTSAEVIAELVELAREVAAEGNRGAHFTPPLNSDELAFYDAVASNESAVEVQGEGILADIARELVAVMRRDIRTDWTVRDDVRAKLRSSIKRLLVRFGYPPDKQPEAIKLVMEQMESMAPRFAEARA
- a CDS encoding crossover junction endodeoxyribonuclease RuvC, which translates into the protein MNVLGLQCEKNRIIWAVASGSTRASASLLGAGSSGPPSDDRSEQLLWVYKEISEMIATHAPDVIHLSEAEAGQSMKASTLERAQVDGIVLAAAAQSRTPIHTFKWATLRARFKVGAKEQILAYVAELAVADGIPKSRLTPVVAAIATMNA
- a CDS encoding serine/threonine-protein kinase, encoding MAYQRIRTLGRGHFGVVELERDLSLDRLCAVKYIRPDALSGGVDDHKEAKAMLLAKNEHVVDIFAADVVNGQSVIRMEYLPDGSVESRFSGAAVPVQTAIQIVEDACRGVQHLHTQGLLHRDIKPANLLFDAFGRVKVSDFGLSGMANDPETLPNMGYLKLLPPEAWTSGSFIDTVAGDIYALGGTAYRLLNGDDMMHSSIPADGNIGQATQMGAFPNRKLWQPYVHLRLRKAIISAMHVDPRKRPGTATILRNTLEKARPVVSWAEHDGGTPHRWTGRGPIQTHWDAAIEGDKKEFSFTVKRGKNELALREVRADRMKTSNIQDALKHAARVLQRIAQDGA